cacaaacacaaaagaaaagctcTGCAGCGCttctgttgaccaaatccattcttttgtctacaaagtttttttattgtgaaataatagcaggagctgaagatgcatgaattcatactgaaataataaatatgagcctCCTAAGGTTTTTGCTAAGATATCagggtggtagatctcggctCACGTTTTGAAGtaaaaagtgatcttgtgctttaaaGGGAGAGTTTATTCAGGTCATGGTCCAGGGCTAAGACACGTCAGGTTTTCACACGTGttcacatgaacaaaaaaaataaactgaaggaaACATTAAGTACAGGAAGTTCAGTGAAGGCTAAATATGACAGGCGTTCATTGACCTTTGACAACAGCGATGGATGAATGTCCCCAACAGAAAATCCAAAAGAGCAAATGTTCTGACAGGAATCCATATTTTCCTCCGGTCATTTCAAAACTAAGTGTGAAGCAAAGAATCCGTCAAAGGTCGTCGTGTCCATGGAGACGTCGTCATCGGTTTTCATCCTGTGATCGTTATTGATTGGTGATGTCTGAAACCCAGTGAACACGCAGACACGTGACaataacaactttttttttttgctcaaacAATCGATCGTCGCTGGTTCGTTTCCTGTCGATCGACTAACCGATTAAAAGATCGGTGGTTTCCGCTGCAGCGCCCTCTGGAGGTCACTGCAGCCAAGCACGCACACATCGCTTCTGCGCATGCTCGGTGGGCCTCGCGGACACGGTGAGTCCCGGTGTGCACCGCCTCAGCTCTCCGGTTTGTCCTTGTTGGGGCCCATGAAGTCCAGCCCCTCCACCGGGATGTCCTTGTCCTTGATGGCCGCCTGCACGCAGCGCTGGTACTTCCGGAAGGTGTCGGTGCACGGGTCCCCCCCCCGGTCCCCCTTCAGGAACTTCTCCGCGAACCAGCGGTTGAAGCACTGGTCGTACTCGCGCTTCAGCTCCGTGCACGCCTCCCCGACACTGTTCATCTCGGCTGCGAACACTCGAACCACCGCGGAGGGTTTCGAACCGCCGACTGCTCTGCGTCACTCTCCTCGGGCCGCGGCACGCGATTGGCTGCCGGGAGAGTGACGTCGTACGTAGCTGCGTCACGGCGCAGCAGAGATCGTGTGTTGGGAGCGAACAGTCACTCCGGAGGGGATATTTCTAAACTCTTAAAGTTCAAGTGATTCTGGAACAACAggtgaagaagaaagaaagaaagaaagaaagaaagacagatagacagatagatagacagatagatagatagatagatagatagacagacagaaatttCAGCAAAATATTTCTTCCACAAATGTTTCGTAAAATTAAATACTTCTTTTCgtgtaaattaaaatgaagcTCCAAAGTTGAAAAAAAGCACAATCTCTGTTGAGTTCGCAGACTTCTGGGAAACCGCCTGATGACGTGATCATGTGTTGAGGCCTGGATATCTGGTTTGTGTGGAGAAATTAAAACGTCTCTTCTggcaaatgaaaagacaaatgagCCTGCAGAAGCAAAAGACTGAGGAaggttgtttttactttattcaaTGAGGCATCAGTCAGTTTATATACAGAGAGGAAGTCACGCTACTCAAGTGcaactgttttaaatgttggaAACAAAACAGTCAGGATGGTTTTAGAGTTTCAAGGTGGAAAAGAAACTCGAGATTCaatactttatttatcatgtgcACAACAACGACATACAGCTGTCgctggcaatgaaaatcttgtGTCACAGGCTCCCCTCTAGCCATTTTCAcaatataaagaatataaaaaatttaataaaagcaTTAAAAGGAATTATATAGAATACAcatctgaaatatatttaataaagtaTCTTGTTGAGTGGGATGACTGAATGAGCGGATGTCAGTGCTGTGTTTACAGATTGAAGGTCTGTTCCATCGATACATCACCTTAAttcttctgttctttttcttcgtgtgtgttttgcatcaTATATTCTATGTGTTCCTGTCGTTGCCAGTCGCTCAGTCTTTGCGATGCTGCGTTATTGTTTCACTATATTTGAATAATGGTGATTAATAAAAACCAACTCCAgagggatttaaaaaataatttagtctCTCACAAGTGAGGCGGAGTGAGACCTCCTACTCTCTTCACCTACCGACGACCAACTCTCGCGAGAGGTCGCCATAGCTTCGCGAAGTCTCGCGGTTCCCCCAATAAAACGGTGCGAGCCGCTGGAGAAACAAGATTCAACCGAAACCGGCTCCGGATCTTCGGCTGTGAAGCGTCGGACGCGTCGGTGGATCCACTCAGGTGAGTTCCAGCCGCTCAGCGCGCACCTGGGAGCGGCCGTTCCGCGGATATTCGGGACGCTACGCTCATGCTAGCTACGTTAGCATGCGTTGCTGCGGGGGTGTTAGCAAAACTTTAGCTGCCTCGACCCGCGTCTAACTCAAAGTGCGGGGCCGCGCGTTTGTTTTATTCCAGCTGCTGTCGTGTTCGAGGCCCGCGACATGTCTGACAGCGAGGAGAGCGACTACTCCGACAACCAGAGCGAGCGCAGCAGCGACGGGGAGGCCGAGGaggtggagaatgaggtatgcTAACTGCTAGCCAGGCGTGCTAACCGCCCGGTGGCTCCGCGAGGCTTCATTAGTTCGGTCCTGTGTGTCCAGGCGGAGGCGACGAGCCCCGTGGGCAGCGACAAGGTAGccgaggaggagggagaggacctggaggatgaggaggagtatgacgaagaggaggaggaggacgatgacGACCGTCCCAGGAAGAAGCCGAGACACGGAGGATTCATCCTGGATGAAGCCGGTATGAACACATCACTTTGTCCGTCCTCTACCCTGTGTCCATCTCCTCTGCTGGTGTCTGTCCTCCttctttccccctcctcctgtctccatcctccctcctgatgtctctgtcctccctctatcccccctcctcctgtctccatcctccctcctgatgtctctgtcctccctctatcccccctcctcctgtctccatcctccctcctgatgtctctgtcctccctctatcccccctcctcctgtctccatcctccctcctgatgtctctgtcctccctctatcccccctcctcctgtctccatccttcctcctgatgtctctgtcctccctctatCCTCCtgtctccatcctccctcctgatgtctctgtcctccctctatCCCCCTTCCTCCTGTCTCCATCCTTCCTACCtacctctgtcctcctcttgtctctgccCCCTCTCGTCTCTCTATATTCCCCCTCCTCTTGTCTctactctccctccctcacctctgtcctccttcctcttgtctctgtcctcagcGTCCTCTGCTCGTGACGCTCTTGTTGCCTCTCAGTGATGAATTAATCTCTAACCTGtccgtctttctgtctctctctttctagaTGTGGACGACGAGTACGAGGATGAGGACGATCAGTGGGAGGAAGGAGCTGAAGATATTTTGgagaaaggtaaaaaaaactcaaactgtttgaaatgaGGTTTTGAAAATCGAGTAGATGGTCGTGTTCCTTAGAAAGGAGTCAGACACAGACCTGGTGTCTGCAGTTGAATGTAAACAGTTATGTTATAAACATTAAAGCTCTCATCCGACCAAACTCTTCCTGGTGGATGGTTTTACGTTCATTAGGAGAAAAGTGCTTCATCTACGCATGAAATCTCAAACTTCACGTTATGGAGACAACGCGAtttaaattcttcttttttagtGACGGTTTCGTCAGAGGCCCCCAAACCATTGGCGGCACGTCGAGGGGTGTGAAAAAGTTTTGTTAAAAAGTCGAGTGTAAACGTTACAAACTGCACATGAACTCGTCTGTGTTCAGACGCTTCTTTAACCTTGTGTTTTTAATGCTCGCTCCGTGTGAACATCTCagaataaacatatttttagtATGTTTGTTCTATGAATCAATTAACACGTGCtcgtgtgtgtatttaaaattCACATAGACCGATGAGGAGACCAGGTAGAGTGAACTCAGGGCTTTGTGGCTCATTGAGAAATCACATGCTGGTGGTTTTCTTTGTGGCCATAACCAAAGCAGTTGAAGATTTTCTGTCTGACTTCCACTTCACACTTTGTGATATTTGTCCTGTAACGTTCTGACTCGACAGGACGTCCAGACAAACAGAGCCATTGTTTATCTCCCCTCACTCAGTCACTGTGTTGATCTCACTGAAACATCAACAGAAGTCaggtttaaagtttttatttcccGAAATGAAACAATTTCTCCAGTTTGTAAAAGCAGCTGTAGTGTAAAGTGTTCAGACTGTGGTGTTGACATGTTGATCTGATAAACTCTGCGCAGCTTCAGTTAGCCACgtgttgtctgactgaactctCTCTGTCTTCGTTGGTGTTCCTCTCTGTCATGCATGTCCTCTTCAGTTAACGGTAATTCTGCTCCAGATACTCTCCTGCTCTGATGCCGTCATTTATATCCATGTGTATCTGAAGCCGATGGAATATCAGTTTCATCCATTTGATAAAATCCATATCACAGAATGTATTAACCCCCACCTCATCCGAGCACAGCTGTATTTGTGAGTGCGTAGTTTAACGGGAGGAAGCACCGAAGGCAAATCAGTGATTGGCTTTTTGATCTAGAGCTGCTCACTGCACACAGTTGCTGCAAATGGtcaattttactttaaaacattaGTCAcag
The Paralichthys olivaceus isolate ysfri-2021 chromosome 11, ASM2471397v2, whole genome shotgun sequence genome window above contains:
- the triap1 gene encoding TP53-regulated inhibitor of apoptosis 1: MNSVGEACTELKREYDQCFNRWFAEKFLKGDRGGDPCTDTFRKYQRCVQAAIKDKDIPVEGLDFMGPNKDKPES